Genomic segment of bacterium:
CTCCACGGCGAAACCGCCTACGAGCAGGGGATCTGAGCGGCGCCACGGCGCGCCGGAAGGAGACGGACATGAATCGCACGACTGTGGCGGCGCTCGCCGTCCTGATCCTGATGAGCGCCGGGGCCGCCCCGGCGCAGACGACGCCGGTCGAGTTCTCGGGGTTCGTGGACGCCGGCTGGTCCGGCAACCTGGACCGACGCGACGACGCGTTCACGGTGAACCAGGCCGAGGTCGACGTGACCCGGGCCTGGGACGAACAGGGCGACCTCCGCCTCGACTTGGAGTGGGTCCACGACGGCACGACCTGGACGACGGCCGTCGAGCAGGGCTGGCTGTCGTGGCGGCTGCCCGGCCGCGCGGCCGCCATCACGCTCGGCAAGTTCAACGCGCCGATCGGCTGGGAGCTGCCCGACGCTCCCGACATGCTCCAGCACTCGCACGGGCTGCTCTTCACGTACTGCGCCCCGACGAACCTGACCGGCCTGATGTTCGCATCCCCCCTCGGCGCCGCGGGCTTCGACCTGAAGGTCTACGCGGCCAACGGCTGGGACCAGGACGTCGAGACCAACGGGGTCAAGACCTTCGGCGGCCGGGTCGGCTGGACCGTCGACGGTCGCGGTGGGCTTGGCCTCTCGGTCATCAGCGGTGAGGACGACCCCGGCCAGGCCGTCGGCCGCACGGTCGTGGACGTCGACGCCACGTTCACGCCGACCGACCGGCTCACGCTGGGCGCGGAATTCAGCCTCGGCAGCGTCGACGCCGGCACGGGCGACGCCGGCTGGACCGGCTTCATGGTGATGGCCCACGCGAAACTGAGCGGGACCATGGGGCTCACGGGCCGCTTCGACACGCTCGACGACGCCGACGACGTGATCTTCGGCGCCGGCTCCGGCCAGAGCCGCAGCTCGCTGACCATCGCGCCGGTGTTCGCGCTCGGGGAAGGCATGCGGGCCCTGGCGGAGCTGCGCCTGGACACGTCCGACGAAGACGCCTTCGTCGACCACGACGGCACGCCCAAGGGCTCGACGACCTCGGCGGCGTTCACGATGACGTACAGCTTCTAGTCCCGGACACCGCAACGCATCGCCCGTAGGAGAAGAGGGCGGATCCCGTCTGGGACCCGCCCCCTTTGTCTTCACCGCGGACCGGTCCGATCAATCGCGGCGCGGCATCGCCGCCGCCTCGGGTGCTGGCAGATCAGTCCCGCCGTGCAGGCAGGACCGCGGACGCAGCGGGATCACTCCCCTTCGACCAACCGCGTCGGCCGCCAGCTGAACTGGAAGACCACCGCGATGTCGCGCTCGTCGTCGGCGAACTCGTTGTCGTAGTCGGTCACCACCGGCACGCGCAGACCCAGGAACGGGCTCAGCGAACCCAGCGCGTAGCCGACGCCGGGGTACAGGTCGACCAGGGTGCCGCCCATCCCGAGGTCGGACTCCGTACTCGGAGTGCCGTCGCTCCAGGTGGTCTTGGACTTGCCGTCGCCCAGCAGCGTGGCGCCCAGGCCCAGGTTCAGCCACCACTTCGCGCCCACGAGCTTGCGCCCGAAGACCGTGGCGACGATCTGGTCGGCGCCGGTCACCTCGAAGGTGCGCGTGTCGCCGCCGCCCAGGTCGGTGATCGTCTCGTTCGGCGTGTTCTTGCGGTACAGCAGCGAGGCCAGCAGCCCGTGCGTCGGCGCCGAGCGCGCGTACTGCGCGCGCCCGATCAGGTCCAGCGTGCCGGTGCCCAGGGGCACGGCATAGTTGCCGTCCATCTTCTCTTCGTCGCCGGTCGGCAGCTTCGCGCTCAGCTGCAGGCGCAAGACCGACCCCGGCGCGGACAGCGGTCGCGCGTACTCGGCGTCCAGGACCACGTCGCCCAGCCCGCCGGCCGAGGCTTCCTCGGTCCAGTACTGCAGCGTGCGCTCGAAGATCAGCGGCACCCGCGCCTTCAGCACGAACGCCGGCGAGAACCGGTAGGACGGCGTGAGCAGTCCGGCCTTCTGGTCGCCCGTGACCTCGAAGTACCCGCCGACCCCGGGGCCCATCATCGACTTGTCGGCGCCCATGACCGCGTCCGGCGCCGGCGCCGGCGCGAACTCGTCCGCCGTCGGCACGATCAACGGCGCCATCGTCGGATCCATGTACGGATCGCCGCCCTCACCCTCGCCCTCCTGGGCCCATGCCGCACCAGCCGTCATCACGATCACCAGCGCGAGCCCCCAGACCCACGCCCTGCTCCCGAGCATCCTCTGCATGTCCGCCCCTTTCGGTGGAAGTCCCATCCGCAAGGGTAACACAAGCTTGCCCCCGATCAACCCTATTGAAAGCCGGCAATCATGTCGCCCATCCCACCGCAGATCCATCTCGTACCGATGATACAGACACGCTCCGTCGGGGGTGTGATGTAGGCTTCCGGCGCCAGGAGGGCGCCGGGAGCCGAAATCCAAGCGCGCCGGACACACGATGTGTCCGGCGCGCGCCCCCCGACGAAGCGTGTCTGTATCATCGGTACGAAGACGGATCACCCGTCGGGATTCAAGGCCTTCTTGTACGCCCGTTTGCGATCATTTTCGTCGAGCAGCAGCTTGCGCAGCCGGATGTTGTTCGGCGTGATCTCCACGCACTCGTCGTGGTTGATGTGCTCGAGGCACTCCTCGATCCCCATGATGATGGCCGGGGCGACCTTCATCTTGCGGTCCGCGCCCGAGGACCTCATGTTGCTGAGCTGCTTGGCCTTCTGGGCGTTGACGACGATGTCGTCGTCCTTGTTGTTCTCGCCGATGATCTGCCCCGTGTACAGCACGTCCCCCGGCTCGATGAAAAAGCGGCCGCGGTCCTGCAGCGCGTCGAGCGCGTAGGCCAGCGCCTGCCCCTGACCCTGGCTGATGAGACTGCCGGTCTGGCGCTGGGGTATGCTGCCCTTGAAGAACTCGTACTGGTAGAACCGGTGGTGCATGACGATCTCGCCGGCGGTGGCCCGCAGCATGCGGCTGCGGAAGCCGATCAGGCCGCGGCTCGGGATGTGGATCTCCAGCCGGGCGCGGCCGTCGTTCTGCTCCATCTTCATCAGGTCGCCGCGGCGCGCGGCGGCGTACTCGATGACCGTGCCCGCATACTCGGCCGGCAGGTCGACGGACAGCACCTCGACGGGCTCCGCCTTGCGCCCGGTGATCTCCTTGTAGATGACCTGCGGCTGGCCGACCATGAACTCGAAGCCCTCGCGGCGCATCGTCTCCATCAAGATCGACAGGTGCAGGATGCCGCGGCCGCTGACCCGGAAGGTGTCGCTGCTGGCGGTGTCCTCCACGCGCAGGGCCACGTCGCGCTCGGACTCGCGCAGCAGGCGGTCGCGCACCTGGCGACTGGTGACGTACTTGCCGTCCTGGCCGAAGAAGGGGCTGTCGTTGACCATGAAGCTCATCGAGAGCGTCGGCTCGTCGACGTCGATGATCGGCAGCGGATCGGGGTGCTCGGGGTCGGCCAGGGTGTCGCCGATGTCCACGGTGTCGAGGCCCACCACCGCACCGATGTCGCCGCAGACGACCTCCGGCACCTCGCGCCGGCCGAGGTTGTCGAACACGAACAGCTGCTTGACGGTCGCGTCGGTCTGGCTGCCGTCGCGCTTGATCAGCGTGACGCGGTCCTTCGTGTGGATGTTCCCGCGCACGATGCGGCCCACGGCGATGCGGCCCACGTAGTCGCTGTGGTCCATCGCGGCCACCAGCATCTGCAGGGGCCCCGCCTGCACCGCGGGCGCCGGGATGTGCTTGACGATCATGTCCAGCAGGGGGAACAGGTCCTTGCGCTCGTCGCCCAGCTCGCCGATGGCCCAGCCATCGCGCCCGGCGGCGTAGACGCCGCGGAAATCGAGCTGCTCGTCGCTGGCGCCCAGCTCGCAGAAGAGGTTGAAGACCTCGTCGAGCACCTCGTGCGGGCGGGCGTTCAGGCGGTCGACCTTGTTGATCACCACCAGCGGCTTGAGGTTCAGCTGCAGGGCCTTCTGCAGCACGAAGCGCGTCTGCGGCATCGGGCCCTCGAAGGCGTCGACCAGCAGCAGCACGCCGTCGGCCATCTTCAGGACGCGCTCGACCTCGCCGCCGAAGTCGGAGTGGCCCGGGGTGTCGATCAGGTTGATGCGCACGTCGTGGTAGGTGACGGCGAAGTTCTTGGCCGTGATCGTGATGCCGCGCTCGCGCTCGAGGTCGTTGGAGTCGAGGATGCGCTCGCGCACCTGCTGCCCGTCGCGGAAGACGTGGCACTGGCGCAGGATCTGGTCGACCAGCGTGGTCTTGCCGTGGTCGACGTGGGCGATGATCGCGACGTTGCGGATCTCCATCGTTCTTCTCCTGGATCTACTTTTCCTGGATCTGCGTTCGCCGGCATCGCGCGCGCTCCGGCCGGGCCCGGCGCCTTGGCTC
This window contains:
- a CDS encoding outer membrane beta-barrel protein translates to MNRTTVAALAVLILMSAGAAPAQTTPVEFSGFVDAGWSGNLDRRDDAFTVNQAEVDVTRAWDEQGDLRLDLEWVHDGTTWTTAVEQGWLSWRLPGRAAAITLGKFNAPIGWELPDAPDMLQHSHGLLFTYCAPTNLTGLMFASPLGAAGFDLKVYAANGWDQDVETNGVKTFGGRVGWTVDGRGGLGLSVISGEDDPGQAVGRTVVDVDATFTPTDRLTLGAEFSLGSVDAGTGDAGWTGFMVMAHAKLSGTMGLTGRFDTLDDADDVIFGAGSGQSRSSLTIAPVFALGEGMRALAELRLDTSDEDAFVDHDGTPKGSTTSAAFTMTYSF
- the typA gene encoding translational GTPase TypA; translation: MEIRNVAIIAHVDHGKTTLVDQILRQCHVFRDGQQVRERILDSNDLERERGITITAKNFAVTYHDVRINLIDTPGHSDFGGEVERVLKMADGVLLLVDAFEGPMPQTRFVLQKALQLNLKPLVVINKVDRLNARPHEVLDEVFNLFCELGASDEQLDFRGVYAAGRDGWAIGELGDERKDLFPLLDMIVKHIPAPAVQAGPLQMLVAAMDHSDYVGRIAVGRIVRGNIHTKDRVTLIKRDGSQTDATVKQLFVFDNLGRREVPEVVCGDIGAVVGLDTVDIGDTLADPEHPDPLPIIDVDEPTLSMSFMVNDSPFFGQDGKYVTSRQVRDRLLRESERDVALRVEDTASSDTFRVSGRGILHLSILMETMRREGFEFMVGQPQVIYKEITGRKAEPVEVLSVDLPAEYAGTVIEYAAARRGDLMKMEQNDGRARLEIHIPSRGLIGFRSRMLRATAGEIVMHHRFYQYEFFKGSIPQRQTGSLISQGQGQALAYALDALQDRGRFFIEPGDVLYTGQIIGENNKDDDIVVNAQKAKQLSNMRSSGADRKMKVAPAIIMGIEECLEHINHDECVEITPNNIRLRKLLLDENDRKRAYKKALNPDG